From the genome of Candidatus Deferrimicrobium borealis:
CCCGGGACGGGGGCCGCGGAGCGTCCGTGGGCGACGGCGTGCACGACGAGGAAGGAGACGAAGTAAAGTCCCAGCAGCGGCATCACCATCAACGCCATGTTGTAGACGTCGGGCGTGGGCGTGATGATTGCCGCCAGGACGGTGCAAATCAGGAGGGCGTGCCGCCACCGGTTCCTGAAGAACTCCGGTTTCAGCCATCCGAGCTTCGCAAGGAAGAAGGCGAGGAGCGGGGCCTCGAAGGAGAGCCCGAGTGCGACCAGCATCGTGCCGGAGAAGGAGATGAACTTCCTCGCGGAGATGAGCGCCCGGATGTCGCCGGTCTCGAACCCCACGAGGAAACCGATCCCCGCCGGCAGCAGCACGAAGTAGCCGAGCAGCGCTCCGCACGCGAAGAGCGCCGTCGCGACGGCGATGACCGGCCCGCCCCACCGCCGCCACGCGGGGACGCGGGGGAGGATCAGGCGCCGCCACAGCAGGTATCCAGTGGCCGGCAGCGTCAAGACAAAAGCGCAATACAGGGAGAGAGAGGCAAGGGCGATGAACCCCTCCTCCGGAGAGTAGGAGACGAGCTTCCTCCCCAGCAGACGCACGAGCACCAGCAACATCCGCTCCGAGAAGGCGAAACAGAGGACGGCGAGGGCGAGGAAGAGGACGGCGCAGACCGCGATCCCCTTGCGGGCCTTTTCGACCTCGGCGATGATCGTGGTGTCCTTGTTACCCACCGTGCGGTATTTCCTTCAGGACGCGGAGTCCGATCGGCTTGCGGAACCATCTTACCGCAGGGAACGGCTCGCAAGGAAAGGAGACTCCCGATGCCAAGGTTCGACGCAGAATACGTCCCCCGCTCCGCGATGGCGATCTACGCACACCCCGACGACATCGAGTTCACGGTCGCCGGGACGGTCGCGAAATGGGCGCGGGCGGGTTGCGAGGTGACCTTCGTCCTCATCACGAGCGGAAACGCAGGGACGCACGACCGGAAGTTCACGCGGAAGGGCCTCGCGCGGGTGCGGGAACGGGAGGAGCGGGAATCCGCCCGGATTCTCGGCGTCGCCCGGGTCGTCTTCCTGCGTCACGGCGACTGCGAACTCGTCCCGACCCTCGCGCTGCGGAAGGAACTGGTCCGCCGGATCCGCCGGCACCGACCCGAGGTCGTGCTGTGCAACGACCCCCAGGCCCTCTTCTTCGACGATCGGTACATCAACCACCCGGACCACCTCGCGGCGGGGAAGGCGGCGCTCGAAGCGGTCTTCCCCTGCGCCGAGATGGAGCTCCTGTGGCCCGGGGCGGGGCCTGTTTACAAGGTTCACGCCGTCTACGTCAGCTCGACCGTCGCCCCGAACACCTGGATCGACGTGACGGAGACGATCGACGCGAAGATCGCGGCGCTGTCGGCGCACCGGAGCCAGTTGGGGGACCGGGACATCGCCCCCCTGATTCTCGGGTGGGCGATGGACGCGGCGCGCCATGCCCCGGCGCGGAAGGCGGCCGGGAAGAGAGGAACGCGCCGGACGAGGTACGCGGAGGCGTTCCGCGTCATGAAGCTGCTGCGCGAGGAGTAATTCGACGGATCGCCCGTCCACGCAAGCGTACGGAGCAGGGGGGTCCCCCGAGCGGAGACCGTAAGTACGGAACCGGCGGAGACCTCGTGTCGATATCGGTGAGAAACGTTCGATGACCATTGCAGCCGCGAGGACGACTGGGAAGCTGCCGCAGGCGTTGTTCGCTGGGCGTAGCCGGGGAGTCGCGCGGGCGGATGCGAGCGGGGAGCCCCCCTGCGGAGTAGCTGCTCCGCAACGGGCGAGCCTGCAAGCACTATAGAGCCGGGGACCTACTCCCTGACGCGGTTCTTGAGGTGCCGGCGGACGTACCAGACGACTCCCGCAAGAAGGACCGCCCCGATCAGCAGGTCGAACCGGTGGAAATATTCCCGCAGCGTCGGCCAATTCTCTCCCAGCACCATCCCGAGATACGCCAGCCCGAGGCACCAAGGAAACGAACCGGCGAAGGTGTAGAGGAGGAACCGCTTCATGTCCATCCGTGCGACCCCGGCGGGGAAGGCGATGAAGGTGCGGATCACGGGGAGCAGGCGGGCGAGAAAGACGGTCGCCTCGCCGTGTCGGGAGAACCACCCGTCCGCCAGATCCAGGTCGTGACGGGACATGAGGATGTACTTCCCGTACTTCTCGATGAGGGGGCGGCCGCCGTACATCCCCAGGTAGTAGGCGGGCACCGACCCGACCACGCAGCCGAAGGCGCCGGCCAGCGACACCTCCCAGAGGGTGTGCAGCCCCTTGTACACGAGGTACCCGGAGAACGGCATGATCACCTCGGACGGCAGGGGGATGCACGCCGACTCGATCGCCATCAACAAAACGATGCCGGGGAGCCCGAGGGAGGAGATGACGAAGATGACGAAGCCCGCGAGGGCTTCGAGGATGCGCGTTACCATCGGTTCCCTCCCGGGTGCAAGGATGCCGGCATCGCGGGTTACCCCACCGTGATGAACGGCGGGCCGATGGAGAGGGTCGGCTGGGCGTCCCCGACGGGGACGCCCTGGCCGTCCTTGCCGCACGTGCCGATGCCGTACCCGAGGTCCGACCCGAGGCGGTCGATCATCGAGAGGACCTCGGGGCCGTTCCCCGTGATCGTCGCTCCGCGGACCGGCTCCCCGCGCTTCCCTCCTTCGATCCGGTACCCCTCCGCCACCTCGAACATGAAGTCGCCGGTGACGGTGTTCACCTGACCGCCTCCCATCTTGACGACCTCCAATCCCCGATCGGCGCCGGAAAGGATCTCCCCCGGGGTCGTCTTGCCGGGCAGGATGAGCGTGTTCGTCATCCGCGGGATCGGTTTGTGCCGGTACGACTCCCGCCGGCCGTTCCCCGTGGGGGAGACGCCGTCCTTCATGGCCGACAGGCGGTCGTGGAGAAATCCCTTCAGGATCCCGGCGTCGACCAGCAAGGTCCGCTGTCCGGGCGTCCCTTCGTCGTCGATCCCGTACGAACCCCGCTTCCCGGGGACGGTGGCGTCGTCGGCGATCGACACCAGCGGGCTCCCGATCTGCTCCCCCAGTTTCTCCTTGTAGACCGACATCCCCCGCCGGGCGAGGTCCGCCTCCAGGCCGTGCCCGACCGCCTCGTGGACCATCGTCCCTCCCGCTTCGGAGGAGAGGACGACCGGCATCCGCCCCCCGGGGAGCTTCGCCGCGTGGAGCGCCCGCACCGCCCTTCCGGCGGCCTTGCGGGCCAGCAGTGAAGGAACCCCCCCGTCGAGGAACTCGAGCCCCCCGGTCCCGCCCGCCGACTCGTATCCCATCGTCAGCCCGCCATCGTCCCCCGCCACGGCCTGGACTGCGAGGACGGTATACGTCTGTCCTTCGCGGACGAAGACGCCGGGGTGGGCGGCAACCTCGATGCGGCGCAGCGATTCCGACCAGGTCGCCCGGACCTGCCGCACCTCCCGCGAGAATTCCCTCGCGATCCGGTCGACTTCCCGCACCAGCGCGACCTTCTCGCCGATGCCCCGCGCGGCCGGAGGCTCACGGACGACGGTCGGCCCGCGGGCGGCTCGTGCCGACGCGGGGAGCGACGCCGCGACGCCGTCCCCTTCCGCGTAGCGGGAGAGGTCGTTCGAAAGAGAGAGAAGGGATTCGGCCGAACGGTCGTTCGTATAGGCGTAATACGTTTTTCCGCGGAAGAGGAGGCGAACGCCGATCCCCGCGTCGGTCCCCGAAACGACCCGTTCGATCCGGCCATCCTCCATGAGGACCGTGAGGGACCGGGATTCCTCGAAAAACAGTTCCCCGTACTCCCCTCCGCGGGACAGCAGCGCCGACAGGATTCTCGAAAGGGGTAGTTCGGAGAGCGCAGCGGCCTCGGACATCGGTCCTCCTCGCGGTTTCACGGGTAGTGAGTATATAATACAAAAGGTTGATATTTTCCCGGAGGAACGGATGCGAAACGTCGTCGCCACGGGGGGGCTGGCCCTCCTTCTTTTTCTCGCCCCGGCGGGGGCGTCCAACGGGGTTGCCGGACCGATCCCCCCCCGAACCGATTCCCATGCATACGCCTACTTTCTTGCCGGATATATCGACTCCCGGGAGGGGAAACTCGACGCCGCCCTCGGGTCGTACAGGAAGGCGCTGAGGTACGCAGGGGACGAGCCGGACATCCTCTACGAGATCGCCAACGTCCTCGTGAAGAAGGGACGGCTCCCCGAGGCCCGGGAGGAACTGGGGAAGGCTCTGGCGATCGACGAGGGGCACACACGGTCGCGGTACCTTCTGGCGGGGATCCTCGCCGCGTCGGGCGAGCGCGGAAAGGCCATGGCCGAATACGACCGTGTCCTGAAGGAGGACCCGGAGAACGATGACGCGTATCTCCACGTCGCCACCCTCCACGCGGAGCGGGGGGAATTTTCCAAGGCCGAGGAGGTTCTCGGCGCCCTGATCGCCCGGGACCCCGATTCCTATCTGGCGTACTATTACCGGGCCCGCGTCCTTGCGGCCCAGAAGAAGTTCAAGGAGGCCTTGGCCGACTACGACAAAGCCCTCTCGATCGCACCGGGCTTCGATGCGGCGCTCCTCGAGTCCGGAGCGATTCTCGAGATTCTCGGCCGGGACGCGGAGGCGGAGGAGCGGTACAGGGCCGCGCTCCACTCTTCCCCGAACAACCCGTTCATCCGTGACCGGCTCGGCCGCCTCCTGATCCGGGAGAGGAAGATCGACCAGGCGGTCGACCAGTACGAGGAACTGAAAAAGGTCTCCGCCGCCAACCCCGACATCCGCGTGAAGCTCGGACTTCTTTACCTCGATCGCGACCGGTACGATGACGCGATCAACGAGTTCACCTTCGTCCTCGCCTCCGACCCGGGAAACGCGCAGGTGCGTTTCTTCCTGGGGACGGCGTACGAAGAGAAGGGCGCCTTGCCGGAGGCCGAGGCGACGTTCCGGATGATTCCCGAGGGCGACCCGGTGCACCGGGAGGCGATGCTTCGCCTCGCGATGCTCCTGTCGCGGCAGAAAAAGTACGACGAGGCGATCGAGGTCGTCCGGAAGCTTCGGGGGGAGAGCCCCGGGGACGTGGAGTTGATGATCTTCCTCTCCGGGCAGCTCGAGGGGGCGAAGCGGTACGACGAGGCGTTGGCCGTGGCCACCGAGGCGACCGAAAAGGCACCGGATAACCCCGCCGCCTGGTTCGTCCTCGGGGTGGTCCAGGACAAGCGGGGCCAGCTCGAGCAGGTGATCGCGGCGATGGAGAAGGTGATCGCCCTCGACCCGAAGCACGCAACCGCTCTCAACTATCTCGGTTACACCTTCGCGGACCGGAACATCCGCCTTTCCGAGGCGGAGCAGCTCCTCCAGCGTGCGCTGGAGATCCGCCCCGACGACGGGTACTTCCTCGACAGCCTCGCGTGGGTCCACTTCCGGCGCGGCGATTATCGGCGTGCCGAAGCGGATCTCCTCCAGGCGCTGAAGTTCGTACCCGACGACCCGGTCATCCTGGAGCACCTCGGGGACGTACTGCAGGCCCAGGGGAGAAACGAGGAGGCGGCCGCCCTGTTCGAGAAGGCGATCGCGAAAGGGCACGAGAAGCCGGACGAAGTGGGGGTGAAGATCCATCGCCTGCGCAAGGCGCAGCCCGCCGGGAAGTGAACTTCCGGGGCACGAAGCCGGCGATGCGAGCCGTCGCGCCTCTCCTCGCCGTCGCTGCCCTTTGCGCGTGCGCGCCGTCGCGGACGATCGTCACGGGTCCGGAAGCCGGCCGCGCGGAGAGATTTTTCGCCGGTCTCCCGGGACGGGTCGTCTTTCCCGTAAAAGCGTCCTATTCCGGGACCGCGGTGCCCGTCGCGGGGGACGCCGTCCCCTTCGTGGCGGGAGTCTCCGCCCCGTCGCCGGAAGAGGAGATCGTGGGCCTGTACGACCCTTTCGGCCGCGGCGTGGCGTTTCTGGAGAATGATGGCCGCCGCGTGGCGATCTCCCGTGGCCCCGCGGCGGACCTTGCGGGGTTCCGCGGGGCGGATCCCCTCGACACGGGTCCCGTTTCGCTGGCGCGGATCCTCTCCGGGGCCCCCGGCTACATGGTGGCGCCTGCCGAGGCGGCGCGCTACGAAGACGGCGCCTGGTCGCTTTCCGACGGCCGCCAGGCGTTGCGATCCGACCCGGGGCGGCGGTTTCTCGCCGGCGCCGAGTACCGGGTCCCCGGGATGCGCGTGACGGTCGACTACCCCGGGCGGGAGTCCGCGGACCCGCCGGAGCGGATCGTCCTGTCGGTCCGGGGCGTGAAGTTCACGCTGAGGAGGGATGCAGAGTGAACCTGCCCCCGCGTCGGGCCGTTTTACCGCCGATCCTTCTGCTTCTGCTGCTCGCCGCCTGCGGCGGAGGGAAGCCGGAGAGCGCGGGGAAGGGAGCGGCCGTCCCCGATGTCCCGGCGTACGGGGACGCGATCGTCGAGGGGAGCATTGGGGACGTGAGCGGATTCCTCACCGCGGTCACGACCGACGCCTCTTCCCACGAGGCGGCGGGATACGTCTTCAACGGCCTGGTCCGGTACGACAAGGATCTGAAGCTCGAAGGGGAGCTCGCCGAATCGTGGGAGGTCTCCCCCGACGGGAAACGGATCACCTTCCGCCTCCGGAAAGGGGTGAAGTGGCACGACGGCGCCCCCTTCACCTCCGACGACGTGATGTTCACGTACAGGCGGATGATCGACCCGCGCACCCCCACCGCGTACGGGGAGGATTTCAGGCAGGTCAAGCGCGCGAGCGCTCCCGATCCGCAAACATTCGTCGTGGAGTACCCCCGTCCCTTCGCCCCCGCGCTGGCGTCGTGGGGGATGCACGTCCTCCCGAAGCACCTGCTCGAGAACTACCCGGACATTTCGAAGAGCCCGTTGAACAAGAAACCGGTCGGCACCGGGCCGTACCGGTTCGTCGAGTGGAAGACCGGGGAAAAGGTCGTCTTCGACGCCAGCCCGGACTACTTCGAAGGGAAGCCGTACATCGCCCGCGTGATCACGCGGGTGATCCCCGACCAGGCGACGATGTTCCTCGAGCTTAAGTCCGGCGGCGTGGACACCATGGCGCTCACCCCGCCGCAATACGTGCGTCAGACCGATACGGCCGACTTCAAGAAATCGTTCAACAGGTACAAGTACACGGCGTCGGGGTACACGTACCTCGGGTTCCGCCTCTCCCACCCCTTCTTCAGCGACAAGCGGGTCCGGCAGGCGATCGCCCACGCGGCGGACAAGAAGGCGCTGATCGACGGGGTCCTGCTGGGGCTGGGGCAGGAGGCGACGGGACCGTACAAACCCGGGACCTGGGCATACAACCCGAACGTCCGGAAGTACCCGCACGACCCGGTGCGGGCGAAGGCGCTTCTCGCCGAGGCGGGGTGGAAGGAGAAGGACGGGGTGCTCGTGAAGGACGGGCAGCCGTTCGAGTTCACGGTGCTCACCAACGCGGGGAACGAGGCGCGCGCGAAGACGGCGGCGATCCTGCAGCAGAACCTGGCCGAGGTCGGGATCCGGATGAAGATCCGGACCGTGGAATGGGCGGCCTTCATCAACGAGTTCATCGACAAGCGGAAGTTCGACGCGGTCATCCTCGGGTGGAACATCACTCCCGACCCGGACCAGTTCGACATCTGGCACTCCTCGAAGACGGGCCCCAAGGAACTGAACCACATCGGGTTCGCGAATCCCGAGGTGGACCGCCTCCTCGACGAGGGGCGCGGCACCTTCGACCTCGAGAAGCGGAAAAAGGCGTACTTCCGGATCCAGGAGGTCCTCGCCGAGGAGCAGCCGTACGTCTTCCTCTTCGTCCCGGAGGCGCTGCCCGTGGTGCACAACCGGATCCGCGGCATCGTGCCGGCCCCGGCCGGCATCACGTACAACTTCGTCAAGTGGTACGTCCCGGAGGCGCTCCGGAAACACAAGGTCCAGCCGTGAGACGATAGGGACCCATGCTCCGGTATATCGTGCGCCGCCTCCTGCTGACCGTCCCCCTGCTCGTCGGGATCAGCCTCGTTTCGTTCCTCATGATGCACATGGCTCCCGGCGGTCCGATCGGCGCGGGGACCGACATGAACCCGAAGGCGACGGCCGAGTCGCGGGCGCGGCTCAAGGCGTATTACGGCCTCGACCAGCCGCTCCACGTCCAGTACGGGCGATGGCTCGCCCGGATGGCGACGCTGGATTTCGGCGACAGCTTCTCGCCGGACGGCAGGCCGGTGTCGGAGAAGATCAAGGAACGGATCCCGATCACGCTGACGATCAACGTCCTGTCGATGGGGCTCATCTTCCTGGTGGCCATCCCCGTGGGCGTCTACTCGGCGGTGCGAAAGGGGTCCCTCTTCGACCGGATCTCCACGGTGGCCGTCTTCACCGGGTTCGCCATCCCCACCTTCTGGCTTGCCCTCCTGATGATGATCCTCTTCGGTGTGAAGCTGGGATGGCTCCCGATCTCCGGGATCTCGTCGCTGGACCACGAGTCGCTCGGCGCGCTCGGAAAGCTCGCCGACCGGGC
Proteins encoded in this window:
- a CDS encoding PIG-L family deacetylase encodes the protein MPRFDAEYVPRSAMAIYAHPDDIEFTVAGTVAKWARAGCEVTFVLITSGNAGTHDRKFTRKGLARVREREERESARILGVARVVFLRHGDCELVPTLALRKELVRRIRRHRPEVVLCNDPQALFFDDRYINHPDHLAAGKAALEAVFPCAEMELLWPGAGPVYKVHAVYVSSTVAPNTWIDVTETIDAKIAALSAHRSQLGDRDIAPLILGWAMDAARHAPARKAAGKRGTRRTRYAEAFRVMKLLREE
- a CDS encoding tetratricopeptide repeat protein, whose translation is MRNVVATGGLALLLFLAPAGASNGVAGPIPPRTDSHAYAYFLAGYIDSREGKLDAALGSYRKALRYAGDEPDILYEIANVLVKKGRLPEAREELGKALAIDEGHTRSRYLLAGILAASGERGKAMAEYDRVLKEDPENDDAYLHVATLHAERGEFSKAEEVLGALIARDPDSYLAYYYRARVLAAQKKFKEALADYDKALSIAPGFDAALLESGAILEILGRDAEAEERYRAALHSSPNNPFIRDRLGRLLIRERKIDQAVDQYEELKKVSAANPDIRVKLGLLYLDRDRYDDAINEFTFVLASDPGNAQVRFFLGTAYEEKGALPEAEATFRMIPEGDPVHREAMLRLAMLLSRQKKYDEAIEVVRKLRGESPGDVELMIFLSGQLEGAKRYDEALAVATEATEKAPDNPAAWFVLGVVQDKRGQLEQVIAAMEKVIALDPKHATALNYLGYTFADRNIRLSEAEQLLQRALEIRPDDGYFLDSLAWVHFRRGDYRRAEADLLQALKFVPDDPVILEHLGDVLQAQGRNEEAAALFEKAIAKGHEKPDEVGVKIHRLRKAQPAGK
- a CDS encoding peptide-binding protein; this translates as MNLPPRRAVLPPILLLLLLAACGGGKPESAGKGAAVPDVPAYGDAIVEGSIGDVSGFLTAVTTDASSHEAAGYVFNGLVRYDKDLKLEGELAESWEVSPDGKRITFRLRKGVKWHDGAPFTSDDVMFTYRRMIDPRTPTAYGEDFRQVKRASAPDPQTFVVEYPRPFAPALASWGMHVLPKHLLENYPDISKSPLNKKPVGTGPYRFVEWKTGEKVVFDASPDYFEGKPYIARVITRVIPDQATMFLELKSGGVDTMALTPPQYVRQTDTADFKKSFNRYKYTASGYTYLGFRLSHPFFSDKRVRQAIAHAADKKALIDGVLLGLGQEATGPYKPGTWAYNPNVRKYPHDPVRAKALLAEAGWKEKDGVLVKDGQPFEFTVLTNAGNEARAKTAAILQQNLAEVGIRMKIRTVEWAAFINEFIDKRKFDAVILGWNITPDPDQFDIWHSSKTGPKELNHIGFANPEVDRLLDEGRGTFDLEKRKKAYFRIQEVLAEEQPYVFLFVPEALPVVHNRIRGIVPAPAGITYNFVKWYVPEALRKHKVQP
- a CDS encoding DedA family protein — its product is MVTRILEALAGFVIFVISSLGLPGIVLLMAIESACIPLPSEVIMPFSGYLVYKGLHTLWEVSLAGAFGCVVGSVPAYYLGMYGGRPLIEKYGKYILMSRHDLDLADGWFSRHGEATVFLARLLPVIRTFIAFPAGVARMDMKRFLLYTFAGSFPWCLGLAYLGMVLGENWPTLREYFHRFDLLIGAVLLAGVVWYVRRHLKNRVRE
- a CDS encoding ABC transporter permease, which codes for MLRYIVRRLLLTVPLLVGISLVSFLMMHMAPGGPIGAGTDMNPKATAESRARLKAYYGLDQPLHVQYGRWLARMATLDFGDSFSPDGRPVSEKIKERIPITLTINVLSMGLIFLVAIPVGVYSAVRKGSLFDRISTVAVFTGFAIPTFWLALLMMILFGVKLGWLPISGISSLDHESLGALGKLADRAHHLLLPVLLAGFGGLAGMSRYMRSNMLEVIRQDYVATARAKGLPEGTVVFRHAMRNALLPVITILGLSVPDLLGGSVIFETIFAIPGMGQLFYQGVMSRDYPLIMGILTIGAFLTLLGNLLADVGYALADPRIRQG
- a CDS encoding twin-arginine translocase subunit TatC — protein: MGNKDTTIIAEVEKARKGIAVCAVLFLALAVLCFAFSERMLLVLVRLLGRKLVSYSPEEGFIALASLSLYCAFVLTLPATGYLLWRRLILPRVPAWRRWGGPVIAVATALFACGALLGYFVLLPAGIGFLVGFETGDIRALISARKFISFSGTMLVALGLSFEAPLLAFFLAKLGWLKPEFFRNRWRHALLICTVLAAIITPTPDVYNMALMVMPLLGLYFVSFLVVHAVAHGRSAAPVPGDDGGGER
- a CDS encoding TldD/PmbA family protein; translation: MSEAAALSELPLSRILSALLSRGGEYGELFFEESRSLTVLMEDGRIERVVSGTDAGIGVRLLFRGKTYYAYTNDRSAESLLSLSNDLSRYAEGDGVAASLPASARAARGPTVVREPPAARGIGEKVALVREVDRIAREFSREVRQVRATWSESLRRIEVAAHPGVFVREGQTYTVLAVQAVAGDDGGLTMGYESAGGTGGLEFLDGGVPSLLARKAAGRAVRALHAAKLPGGRMPVVLSSEAGGTMVHEAVGHGLEADLARRGMSVYKEKLGEQIGSPLVSIADDATVPGKRGSYGIDDEGTPGQRTLLVDAGILKGFLHDRLSAMKDGVSPTGNGRRESYRHKPIPRMTNTLILPGKTTPGEILSGADRGLEVVKMGGGQVNTVTGDFMFEVAEGYRIEGGKRGEPVRGATITGNGPEVLSMIDRLGSDLGYGIGTCGKDGQGVPVGDAQPTLSIGPPFITVG